In a genomic window of Gloeothece verrucosa PCC 7822:
- a CDS encoding ABC exporter membrane fusion protein, with protein MVKSQFFVKPTGWITTVALLTATLCTGAVTTYTLLQYKAPRKTVVAAPSVTSTPIPKIAALGYLEPRGEVIKLSAPALMEGTRVDQLLVKRGDLVKKGQVIAILDNYARLQAALTQAQAQVEIAQSRLAQTKAGAKKGEIAAQDARFEGSSAELQGQIAIQKATIASLEAQLKGEKSAQEATIERTKAQLINADTDCKRYKMLFEDGAVSEQERDRFCLQADTALATYTEAQANLERITTTLEEKITEAKANLQRTVLTLNKKIKENQATLSAVEEVRPVDVKVAQSELISAQANVKKAKADLDLAYVRASRDGQILKIHIWPGELVSNEGIVELGQTSQMYVRAEVYETDIYRVHLGQKATIKSNGVVGILNGVVDEIGLQIGKKNVFGTDPVEDADARVVEVKIRLSPESSQKVAGLTNLQVNVIINASDVKKGV; from the coding sequence ATGGTTAAATCCCAATTTTTTGTTAAGCCTACTGGCTGGATCACAACTGTTGCTTTATTAACTGCTACTCTCTGTACTGGCGCAGTCACGACTTATACCTTGCTACAGTATAAAGCGCCCCGTAAAACGGTGGTGGCGGCTCCTTCTGTTACTTCAACTCCTATCCCTAAAATAGCGGCTTTGGGATATTTAGAACCTCGAGGAGAAGTGATTAAACTTTCTGCCCCTGCCCTTATGGAAGGCACAAGAGTAGACCAATTGCTTGTCAAACGGGGTGATTTAGTGAAAAAGGGTCAAGTTATTGCTATTTTAGATAACTATGCTCGTCTTCAAGCGGCTCTGACTCAAGCTCAAGCCCAGGTAGAAATTGCTCAATCTCGTTTGGCTCAAACTAAAGCGGGTGCTAAAAAAGGAGAAATTGCGGCTCAAGATGCACGTTTTGAGGGTTCGAGCGCTGAGTTACAAGGGCAAATTGCCATTCAAAAAGCGACTATTGCGAGTTTAGAAGCGCAACTGAAGGGAGAAAAATCTGCCCAGGAGGCAACTATCGAACGTACTAAAGCACAATTAATTAATGCTGATACCGACTGTAAACGCTATAAAATGCTGTTTGAGGATGGTGCTGTGTCTGAACAAGAACGAGATCGATTTTGTCTGCAAGCGGATACCGCTTTAGCAACCTATACTGAAGCTCAAGCTAATCTTGAACGTATTACGACTACTTTGGAAGAAAAAATTACGGAAGCTAAGGCGAATTTACAAAGAACTGTTTTAACTTTAAATAAGAAGATCAAAGAAAATCAAGCTACTTTAAGTGCTGTCGAAGAAGTGCGCCCTGTGGATGTTAAAGTGGCTCAATCTGAATTAATTTCTGCTCAGGCTAATGTTAAAAAAGCGAAAGCGGATTTAGATTTAGCTTATGTACGGGCTTCTCGCGATGGACAAATTTTAAAAATTCATATTTGGCCTGGTGAATTAGTGAGTAATGAGGGCATTGTCGAATTAGGGCAAACGAGCCAAATGTATGTAAGAGCAGAGGTTTATGAAACTGATATTTATCGGGTTCATCTCGGACAAAAAGCCACGATCAAAAGTAATGGTGTGGTGGGTATTTTAAATGGGGTTGTGGATGAGATTGGTTTACAAATTGGCAAAAAAAATGTGTTTGGTACTGACCCGGTTGAAGATGCTGATGCTAGAGTGGTTGAGGTAAAAATTCGTCTTTCTCCTGAGTCTAGCCAAAAGGTTGCTGGTTTAACTAATTTACAAGTTAATGTGATTATCAATGCTTCAGATGTCAAAAAAGGGGTTTAA